A genomic window from Scomber scombrus chromosome 18, fScoSco1.1, whole genome shotgun sequence includes:
- the notch3 gene encoding neurogenic locus notch homolog protein 3: MEGNIPWIILSFLLFMHICEGFRCTDKYRPCENGGTCLDSSSRCICRPGFIGPLCQHLDPCHRSPCLNGAACKSQVVNGIPQYTCVCQRGFRGQDCSLIDACATSPCANGARCANWNNHYNCSCPPGYQGKNCRNDIDECRKPGVCLNGGLCINTHGSFRCQCQPGYSGRTCEVSTLPCAPSQCLNGGTCRQTSDHSYDCACLPGFEGHNCENNVDDCPGHKCMNGGICVDGVNTYNCQCPPEWTGQYCAEDVNECLMQPNACHNGGTCFNTIGGHTCVCVNGWTGDDCSENIDDCAIAVCFNGATCHDRVASFFCECPVGKTGLLCHLEDACVSNPCNEGAVCDTNPLNGRAICTCPAGFVGGACNQDMDECSIGANPCEHFGKCVNTEGSFQCQCGRGYAGPRCEIDINECLSMPCQNDATCLDRIGEFTCICMPGYMGTYCEIDVDDCESNPCVNDGICRDMVNGFTCTCQPGFTGTMCQIDIDECASTPCQNGAKCYDRPNGFECRCAEGYEGTLCESNINNCQPDPCHHGTCIDGIASYTCNCDAGYTGYRCENQLNECHSNPCQNGGKCMDMVNKYICHCQHGTSGTNCEINFDDCASNPCDYGICKDGINRYDCVCKPGFTGPKCNVEIDECASSPCRNGGTCVDEENGFHCQCPEGFKPPYCYSQVDECGSGPCVHGSCRDDINGYRCDCEPGWVGKNCDLDRNDCLPSPCQNAGTCIDQLNGFTCKCRQGFRGNLCQVNINECASSPCLNKGTCVDGVASFTCLCELPYSGPTCAEVLTPCSPNPCANQAICTHTPDYLGYQCNCQQGWHGQLCNIDVNECISNPCKNRGTCTNTLGGFVCSCRAGYSGPTCETDINDCAPNPCLSGGSCTDDVNSFHCTCLPGFTGPRCALEINECQSSPCKNGGTCTDYVNSYTCTCRPGFTGIHCETNIPDCTESSCFNGGTCTDKINGYSCTCRSGFTGSHCQYEVNECDSQPCLNGGVCQDALESFRCSCPKGYTGTRCQTPVDWCRRSSPCQNGGRCRQKDASFICDCTNGWSGRYCDISRVSCETAARQRGLQTDELCHHGGHCVNTGNTHYCKCPADYTGSYCESQVDRCEDKPCRNGATCRGYVGGYHCECMPGYTGQNCEIEINECQSHPCQNGGSCIDLVGHYICSCPPGTLGVLCEINEDDCASPLRMRIAPPKCLNNGTCVDRVGGHRCNCPPGFTGERCEGDINECLSNPCNPSNSLDCIQLPNDYQCVCKPGFTGRRCQSRFSVCESQPCQNGGACSVSNSALGYTCTCQLGYTGPNCERSMSCRELSCYNGGSCALTTRGARCSCLPGYGGPQCQHRSNEGCSSQPCRNGGLCTEETSFPFFQCQCLNGWTGKRCEQPPLPSCPLADCHGKANDGFCDKECNTFPCRWDGGDCSLAANPWARCTDPHCWRVFNNSQCDESCNNPDCLYDNFDCKNKEKICNPIYETYCIDHYADDKCDQGCNTEECGWDGLDCAKKVPENLADGVLVLVVLLPPEELLRTSTAFLQKLSAILHTTLRFRLDQNGDAMILPYTRREARLKRELQPQQEVIGSKVYLEIDNRLCDEDCFPTADSAADYLGALSAVEMLRFPYPIKEVRGEKIPPMNDPIPQWGKLMMVGIASLFLLVILVIGMLIARRKREHSTLWFPEGFFLKKEPSSNKNRREPVGQDALGMKHMPKTVEESLLGDHSDQWMDSDCPEAKRLKVEEPSMLSDSEDAVDSRQWTQHHLAAADIRVPPTMALTPPQGEFESDCMDVNVRGPDGFTPLMLASFCGGGLEPEITEEEESEECSANIISDLIYQGASLAAQTDRTGETALHLAARYARADAAKRLLDAGADANAQDNTGRTPLHAAVAADAQGVFQILIRNRATDLDSRMYDGSTALILAARLAVEGMVEELITCHADVNAVDELGKSALHWAAAVNNVDATVALLKNGANKDMQDLKEETPLFLAAREGSCEAVKVLLAHFANREITDHMDRLPRDIAQERMHHDIVQLLDEYNTVRSPQGHGGPGLHLTGGHTPSPLMCPPSAFLPSLKNTPQGKKNRRPGVKGSSLGGQHAASLKESVKARNKKLTLDMQSALLESSVTLSPVDSLDSPHGGASNAGYITNPTSPVTMQSPGLFHSSMSVPNTPMVHSSMLDGGGPFAVSLAQLNDLGAGGMSLQGRVSMASDVNHGYVLSSGQMGLNMGLVSPVSVPFDWHSRMTSSQCGQQVVNLVQSSQAGMHPQSPAMQQQNMLMHQQQLYRNSMLQPTPVTSTPTISPVKLPSIAEQQQQQQQHQQQQQQQLINHTITSQQSMARMGTSTPPTPQTSQPPPSFFQQQQMPQQPSQSQPPAQPPQAATPAAQPTQALPSQPSGSTAGTEDYPTPPSQHSYSSALDATPKHYLHLPSEHPYLTPSPESPEPWSSPSPHCVSDWSDSTPSPAVAGSAQTQITQIPEANGKMQVFA, translated from the exons ATGTCGTCCCGGATTCATTGGTCCTCTCTGTCAGCACCTGGATCCCTGTCATCGATCGCCATGTCTGAATGGAGCAGCTTGTAAGAGCCAGGTGGTCAATGGTATCCCACAATACACTTGTGTGTGCCAGAGAGGGTTCAGAG GCCAAGACTGCTCCCTCATTGATGCCTGTGCCACAAGTCCCTGTGCCAATGGGGCCCGTTGTGCCAACTGGAATAACCACTACAACTGCTCCTGCCCACCTGGCTACCAGGGAAAGAACTGCCGCAATGACATTGACGAGTGTCGCAAGCCTGGCGTGTGCCTCAATGGTGGCCTCTGCATCAACACCCATGGGTCCTTCCGCTGCCAGTGCCAACCTGGATACAGCGGGCGCACATGTGAAGTGTCCACCCTGCCCTGTGCTCCATCTCAATGCCTTAATGGGGGCACCTGTCGTCAGACCAGCGACCATTCCTATGATTGTGCTTGCTTACCAG GGTTTGAGGGACACAACTGTGAGAATAATGTGGATGACTGTCCAGGCCACAAATGTATGAATGGAGGGATATGTGTGGACGGAGTCAATACCTACAATTGCCAGTGCCCACCAGAATGGACAG GGCAATACTGTGCTGAGGACGTCAATGAGTGTCTCATGCAACCAAATGCATGCCATAATGGGGGCACTTGCTTCAACACCATCGGGGGTCATACCTGTGTCTGTGTTAATGGTTGGACGGGAGATGACTGCAGTGAGAACATTGATGACTGCGCCATAGCCGTTTGCTTCAATGGTGCAACCTGCCATGACCGAGTAGCATCGTTCTTCTGCGAGTGCCCAGTTGGAAAGACGG GTTTGCTGTGCCACCTTGAGGATGCATGTGTGAGTAACCCCTGCAACGAAGGAGCAGTGTGTGACACCAACCCTCTTAATGGCCGTGCCATTTGCACCTGTCCTGCTGGCTTTGTAGGAGGTGCCTGTAACCAGGATATGGATGAATGCTCAATTG GTGCCAACCCATGTgagcattttgggaaatgtgtgAACACAGAGGGCTCCTTCCAATGTCAGTGTGGCCGGGGATATGCTGGCCCACGTTGTGAGATTGATATCAATGAATGCCTATCCATGCCCTGCCAGAATGATGCCACCTGCCTGGACCGCATTGGAGAGTTCACGTGCATCTGCATGCCAG GTTACATGGGGACTTACTGTGAGATTGATGTGGATGACTGTGAGAGCAACCCTTGTGTGAATGATGGCATCTGTCGGGACATGGTCAACGGATTCACATGCACCTGCCAGCCAG GGTTTACTGGCACCATGTGTCAGATCGACATAGATGAGTGCGCCAGCACACCCTGCCAGAATGGAGCAAAATGCTACGACCGACCCAATGGATTTGAGTGCCGCTGTGCTGAAG GTTATGAAGGCACACTCTGTGAGAGTAATATCAACAACTGTCAGCCCGACCCATGCCACCATGGTACTTGCATAGACGGCATTGCCAGCTACACCTGTAACTGTGATGCTGGCTACACAGGCTATCGCTGTGAGAACCAGCTCAATGAGTGCCACAGTAACCCTTGCCAAAATGGAGGAAAGTGCATGGACATGGTCAACAAGTACATCTGCCACTGCCAACATGGAACTTCag GCACAAATTGTGAGATAAACTTTGACGATTGTGCCAGTAACCCATGTGATTATGGCATCTGCAAAGATGGCATCAACCGCTATGACTGTGTTTGCAAACCTGGCTTCACTG GTCCCAAGTGTAATGTGGAGATAGATGAGTGTGCATCTAGCCCCTGTCGGAATGGAGGGACATGTGTGGATGAAGAGAACGGATTTCACTGCCAGTGTCCTGAAGGCTTTAAGCCCCCTTACTGTTACTCCCAGGTGGACGAGTGTGGCAGCGGCCCATGTGTCCATGGCTCATGCAGGGATGACATCAATGG TTACCGCTGTGACTGTGAGCCTGGATGGGTGGGAAAGAACTGTGACCTGGACAGGAATGACTGTTTGCCAAGTCCCTGCCAGAATGCTGGCACATGTATCGACCAGCTCAATGGCTTCACCTGCAAGTGTCGCCAGGGCTTCAGAG GTAACCTCTGCCAGGTGAACATCAACGAGTGTGCATCCAGTCCCTGTTTGAACAAGGGCACTTGTGTGGATGGTGTGGCAAgtttcacctgtctgtgtgaGCTTCCGTACAGTGGACCCACTTGTGCTGAAGTCCTCACCCCTTGCTCCCCTAATCCCTGTGCCAATCAGgcgatctgcacacacacacctgactaCTTGGGCTATCAGTGTAACTGCCAACAAGGGTGGCACG GTCAGCTGTGTAACATAGATGTGAATGAATGCATCTCCAACCCCTGCAAGAACCGTGGGACCTGCACTAACACTCTTGGAGGCTTTGTATGCTCCTGCAGAGCTGGATATAGTGGGCCAACCTGTGAAACAGACATCAATGACTGTGCTCCTA ATCCGTGCCTAAGCGGAGGTTCCTGTACAGATGATGTGAACTCCTTTCACTGTACCTGCCTGCCAGGCTTCACTGGTCCCCGCTGTGCTTTAGAGATCAATGAATGCCAGAGTTCACCCTGCAAAAATGGAGGAACATGCACAGATTATGTTAACTCCTACACGTGCACCTGTAGGCCTGGGTTTACTGGCATTCACTGTGAAACCAACATCCCTGACTGCActgaaag CTCTTGCTTTAATGGAGGGACGTGCACAGATAAAATCAATGGCTATTCCTGCACCTGCCGTTCAGGATTCACTGGCTCCCACTGCCAATATGAGGTTAACGAGTGTGACTCCCAGCCCTGCCTCAATGGAGGTGTCTGTCAAGATGCCCTGGAGTCCTTCCGTTGTTCCTGCCCCAAGGGCTACACTGGCACTCGCTGCCag ACACCAGTTGACTGGTGCAGACGTTCCTCTCCCTGCCAAAATGGAGGTCGCTGTCGTCAAAAGGATGCTTCCTTCATCTGTGATTGTACTAATGGCTGGTCTGGACGTTATTGTGACATCTCTAGGGTGTCCTGTGAGACAGCTGCTCGCCAGAGAG GGCTCCAGACAGATGAGCTATGCCACCACGGTGGTCACTGTGTCAACACTGGGAATACCCACTACTGTAAATGTCCTGCTGACTACACTGGTAGCTATTGCGAAAGTCAAGTGGATCGCTGTGAAGACAAACCCTGCCGCAATGGCGCCACCTGCAGGGGATATGTGGGAGGTTACCACTGTGAA TGTATGCCAGGCTATACTGGACAGAACTGCGAGATAGAGATTAACGAGTGCCAGTCTCATCCTTGCCAAAACGGAGGTTCTTGCATTGATCTGGTGGGACATTACATCTGCTCCTGTCCCCCTGGAACACTGG GTGTTCTCTGTGAGATCAATGAAGATGACTGTGCTTCACCCCTGAGGATGCGCATTGCTCCTCCTAAGTGCCTGAACAATGGTACCTGTGTGGACAGAGTGGGTGGACACCGCTGCAATTGCCCCCCTGGATTCACAGGAGAGAGATGTGAGGGAGACATAAATGAATGTCTCTCTAACCCCTGCAATCCCTCCAACAGTCTCGACTGCATCCAGTTGCCCAACGACTACCAATGTGTCTGCAAGCCAGGCTTCACAG gtCGGAGGTGTCAGAGcaggttcagtgtgtgtgaatctCAGCCTTGTCAGAATGGAGGAGCCTGTTCTGTATCCAACTCTGCACTGGGATACACCTGCACGTGTCAGCTT GGTTATACTGGGCCCAATTGTGAAAGAAGCATGTCTTGTCGGGAGCTGTCCTGCTACAATGGAGGTAGCTGTGCACTTACCACACGAGGGGCACGCTGCTCCTGCCTGCCAGGTTATGGTGGGCCCCAGTGTCAGCACCGCAGTAATGAAGGGTGCTCCTCCCAGCCCTGCCGAAATGGAGGGTTGTGCACTGAAGAGACCAGCTTCCCGTTCTTCCAGTGCCAGTGTCTCAATGGCTGGACAGGTAAACGATGTGAGCAGCCCCCATTACCCTCGTGTCCTTTAGCAGACTGTCATGGCAAAGCCAATGATGGTTTTTGTGATAAGGAATGCAACACATTCCCTTGCCGCTGGGATGGAGGCGACTGTTCTCTGGCTGCCAACCCCTGGGCTCGTTGCACCGACCCTCACTGCTGGCGTGTATTCAATAACAGCCAGTGTGACGAGTCCTGCAACAATCCTGACTGTCTGTATGACAACTTTGactgcaaaaacaaagaaaaaatctgCAA TCCAATATATGAAACCTACTGTATCGACCACTACGCTGATGATAAGTGTGACCAGGGCTGCAACACAGAGGAGTGTGGCTGGGATGGCTTGGACTGTGCAAAGAAGGTTCCAGAAAACCTTGCTGATGGTGTCTTGGTTCTTGTAGTCCTACTGCCACCAGAGGAGCTTCTCCGCACTAGCACAGCTTTTCTGCAGAAGTTAAGTGCAATCCTACACACGACGCTGCGCTTCCGGCTGGACCAGAATGGAGATGCCATGATACTTCCGTACACCCGCCGTGAGGCACGACTTAAGCGGGAGCTGCAGCCTCAGCAGGAGGTTATCGG CTCCAAAGTGTACCTGGAAATAGACAACCGTCTGTGCGATGAGGACTGTTTCCCTACAGCAGACAGTGCTGCAGATTACCTGGGAGCCCTGTCAGCTGTGGAAATGCTCCGCTTCCCATACCCCATCAAAGAAGTCCGTG GTGAAAAGATTCCCCCAATGAATGACCCCATACCTCAATGGGGCAAACTGATGATGGTGGGGATagcttctcttttccttttggtCATCCTTGTGATAGGCATGTTGATTGCCCgtagaaagagagagcacaGCACTCTTTGGTTCCCTGAGGGCTTCTTCCTCAAGAAGGAACCTAGCAGCAACAAGAATCGCAGGGAACCTGTGGGCCAGGATGCTCTGGGAATGAA ACACATGCCAAAAACAGTGGAAGAATCTCTCCTTGGAGATCACAGTGACCAGTGGATGGATTCAGACTGCCCAGAAGCAAAAAGGCTGAAG GTTGAGGAGCCAAGTATGCTCTCAGACAGTGAAGATGCAGTGGACAGCAGGCAGTGGACACAGCATCACCTGGCAGCCGCAGACATCCGTGTGCCTCCCACCATGGCCCTCACCCCACCTCAAGGAGAGTTTGAAAGCGACTGCATGGATGTTAATGTCCGAGGCCCAG ATGGTTTTACACCTCTGATGCTGGCATCATTCTGTGGAGGTGGCTTAGAGCCTGAgatcacagaggaggaggagagtgaagaATGTTCAGCCAACATCATCTCTGACCTCATCTACCAGGGCGCATCCCTTGCTGCCCAAACAGACCGCACTGGTGAGACAGCACTCCACCTGGCAGCTCGCTATGCTCGTGCTGATGCTGCTAAGAGGCTTCTGGATGCCGGGGCAGATGCCAACGCTCAGGACAACACAGGACGTACGCCGCTGCATGCTGCGGTGGCTGCAGATGCTCAGGGTGTCTTCCAG ATTCTGATCCGAAACCGGGCTACAGATCTTGACTCCCGTATGTATGATGGTTCCACTGCACTGATCCTAGCTGCACGGCTGGCGGTAGAGGGAATGGTAGAGGAACTCATCACATGTCATGCTGATGTCAATGCAGTGGATGAATTGG GTAAATCTGCACTGCACTGGGCTGCTGCTGTTAACAATGTGGATGCCACTGTTGCCCTGCTGAAGAATGGTGCAAACAAAGATATGCAAGATCTCAAG gagGAGACCCCTCTGTTTCTTGCAGCCCGTGAGGGCAGCTGTGAGGCTGTGAAGGTGCTGCTGGCTCACTTTGCAAACCGAGAGATTACAGACCATATGGACAGATTGCCAAGGGACATTGCTCAGGAGCGTATGCACCACGACATTGTGCAGCTTCTTGATGAGTACAACACAGTAAGGAGTCCCCAGGGCCATGGAGGGCCTGGACTTCACCTCACTGGGGGACACACTCCATCTCCTCTTATGTGCCCTCCCAGCGCGTTCCTGCCTAGTCTGAAGAACACCCCACAGGGCAAGAAAAATCGTCGGCCTGGAGTCAAGGGTTCTAGCCTGGGAGGCCAACATGCTGCGAGTCTGAAAGAGTCAGTCAAGGCCCGCAATAAAAAGCTGACCTTGGACATGCAGAGTGCCTTACTGGAAAGCTCAGTTACCCTGTCCCCAGTCGACTCACTGGACTCACCCCACGGAGGAGCTAGCAATGCTGGTTATATCACCAACCCCACTTCTCCTGTGACGATGCAGTCACCAGGGCTCTTCCACTCTTCCATGTCTGTTCCAAACACCCCGATGGTACATAGTAGCATGTTGGATGGAGGGGGCCCTTTTGCTGTGTCTCTAGCCCAGCTCAATGACCTGGGAGCCGGAGGAATGTCCTTGCAGGGACGTGTCTCCATGGCTTCAGATGTTAACCATGGCTATGTGCTGAGTTCAGGCCAGATGGGGCTCAACATGGGCCTGGTCAGTCCTGTCAGTGTGCCCTTTGACTGGCACAGCCGGATGACATCCTCCCAGTGTGGTCAGCAGGTGGTTAATCTGGTGCAGAGTAGCCAGGCAGGCATGCACCCCCAGAGCCCAGCCATGCAGCAGCAGAACATGCTGATGCACCAACAGCAGCTCTACCGCAATTCCATGCTGCAGCCCACACCTGTTACCTCCACACCCACTATCAGCCCAGTCAAGCTGCCCTCCAttgctgagcagcagcagcagcagcaacaacatcaacagcagcagcagcagcagctcatcaaCCACACCATCACCAGCCAGCAGAGCATGGCCCGCATGGGCACCTCCACCCCACCAACACCCCAGACCTCACAGCCTCCACCATCAttcttccagcagcagcagatgccTCAGCAACCCTCACAGTCCCAGCCTCCTGCTCAGCCCCCACAGGCAGCCACGCCAGCAGCCCAGCCTACGCAGGCTCTTCCCTCCCAGCCTAGTGGCAGCACTGCAGGAACAGAGGACTATCCTACACCTCCCTCCCAGCACAGCTACTCATCCGCACTAGATGCCACACCCAAACATTACCTCCATCTGCCCAGTGAGCACCCATACCTGACCCCCTCCCCAGAGTCGCCCGAGCCATGGTCCAGCCCCTCTCCTCACTGtgtctctgattggtcagattcAACACCCAGCCCAGCAGTTGCTGGCTCTGCCCAGACCCAAATTACTCAAATCCCAGAGGCCAATGGCAAAATGCAGGTGTTTGCATGA
- the LOC134000292 gene encoding microfibril-associated glycoprotein 4-like: MDFIVFLLLIPVAACSQVFLPVDCNDLYNRGFGHSGVYSIYPAGPISPVQVHCDMGCEGEPDGGKWTVIQRRMDGSINFYRGWDQYKTGFGQASGEYWLGLENIHLLTQRKSYELRIEMEDFEGAKAYVHYSSFSVGPEQEGYKLSFSGFKDGGAGPSLTEHDGQKFSTFDKDQDTHSSNCAKTYLGGWWYGECHSVNVNGMYLWGSSIYGIGINWSSWKGYEYSLKAIAMKIRPKA, from the exons ATG gattttattgtttttctcctgCTGATCCCAGTGGCAGCCTGCTCCCAGGTGTTTCTTCCAGTAGACTGCAACGATTTGTATAACAGAGGTTTTGGTCATAGTGGAGTGTACAGTATTTACCCAGCAGGACCAATCTCCCCAGTCCAGGTCCACTGTGACATGGGCTGTGAGGGTGAACCTGACGGTGGTAAATGGACA GTCATTCAGAGAAGAATGGATGGCAGCATTAACTTTTACCGTGGATGGGACCAGTACAAGACTGGTTTTGGACAAGCATCTGGAGAATACTGGTTGG GTCTGGAGAATATTCATCTCCTTACTCAAAGGAAGAGTTACGAACTGAGGATAGAAATGGAAGACTTTGAGGGGGCAAAAGCTTATGTCCACTACTCTTCATTTTCTGTTGGTCCAGAGCAGGAGGGCTACAAGCTTAGCTTTAGTGGCTTCAAAGATGGAGGAGCTG gaCCTTCACTGACTGAGCATGATGGTCAGAAGTTCTCCACATTTGACAAAGACCAGGACACTCACTCTTCAAATTGTGCTAAGACCTACCTGGGAGGATGGTGGTATGGTGAATGCCACAGTGTCAACGTTAATGGGATGTACTTATGGGGCAGTTCAATCTATGGAATTGGAATTAACTGGTCATCTTGGAAAGGATATGAATATTCTTTGAAAGCTATTGCGATGAAAATAAGACCAAAAGCGTAA
- the zmp:0000001048 gene encoding retinol dehydrogenase 8, which yields MGTRRVLVTGCSSGIGLAVAARLAKDELRRFKVVATMRDLGKRGTLEKAAGDSLNKTLEIKQLDACCEASIRECVNSLPDRRVDVLVNNAGIGMIGPLECQSITDMKELFDINVFGLARMVKEVLPDMKRRQSGHIVVMSSVMGIQGLLFNDVYSASKFAVEGFCESLAVQALKFNIKTTLVEPGPVVTEFERKVYEDAENMDLSETDEETARIFREIYLPYSKKVFNSLGQTPEEVAEQTLKVITAREPPLRHQTNRLYMPMTALKHADPTGRLPLDTFYKMIFKHDNVFNATLGVLRMFQKRVGRK from the exons ATGGGGACAAGGAGAGTGCTTGTGACTGGGTGCTCCTCTGGCATCGGCTTGGCTGTGGCTGCACGGCTGGCCAAAGATGAGCTCAGACGGTTCAAAG TGGTTGCGACAATGAGGGATCTTGGAAAACGGGGAACATTGGAGAAAGCAGCTGGTGACTCCTTAAACAAAACACTGGAAATCAAACAGTTAGATGCCTGCTGTGAAGCCTCCATCAGAGAGTGTGTCAACAGCCTGCCAGACAGACGGGTGGATGTTCTTG TGAATAATGCAGGTATTGGCATGATTGGGCCACTGGAGTGCCAGAGTATCACCGACATGAAAGAGCTCTTTGACATAAACGTCTTTGGCCTTGCACGGATGGTGAAGGAGGTGCTGCCTGATATGAAGCGGCGGCAGAGTGGCCATATTGTTGTGATGAGCAGCGTTATGGGAATACAgg GGCTTCTGTTCAATGATGTCTACTCAGCCTCCAAATTTGCTGTGGAAGGATTTTGTGAAAGTCTGGCAGTGCAAGCACTCAAGTTTAACATCAA GACAACTCTAGTGGAACCTGGCCCAGTGGTAACAGAGTTTGAAAGGAAAGTGTACGAGGATGCTGAGAACATGGATCTATCAGAGACGGACGAGGAGACTGCCAGAATCTTCCGTGAAATTTATCTGCCGTACTCTAAAAAAGTCTTCAACTCATTAGGCCAGACACCAGAGGAAGTGGCAGAG CAAACACTTAAGGTGATCACAGCCAGGGAGCCCCCTCTCCGCCACCAGACCAACCGCCTGTACATGCCTATGACTGCACTGAAGCATGCGGATCCAACAGGGCGTCTCCCTCTGGACACTTTCTATAAGATGATCTTTAAACATGACAACGTGTTCAATGCTACTCTTGGAGTGCTGCGCATGTTTCAGAAGAGGgtagggaggaaataa
- the soul5 gene encoding heme-binding protein 2 — translation MGVIAGPFVIKLNARTTIVTRMGRNSRDLMFYRIFISGLVGFLLLVTAEARVGNSSSLEFCTETQQCLLFDLICETGDYEVRHYDSVKWVSTKETSFFMEMAAMRAFKRLYQYITGANENAKKIGMTAPVLVKMVDKKFWEMGVYTMSFLLPLDHQINPPKPTDDKVYIQQMPDMKVYVRSYGGWMTSMSDSNNAKSLSTALNSVDAEYKKGFHYAAGYNSPMTMFNRHNEVWFVAEDEPVCPSSEELEYSFLS, via the exons ATGGGTGTGATCGCTGGACCTTTTGTTATAAAGCTGAATGCGAGGACCACAATTGTGACTAGAATGGGAAGAAACTCCAGGGATTTGATGTTCTACAG GATCTTTATTTCGGGGCTTGTTGGATTTCTGCTGTTGGTAACAGCTGAGGCCAGAGTTGG AAACTCCTCTAGCCTGGAGTTCTGTACTGAGACACAACAGTGTCTGCTGTTTGATCTCATTTGTGAGACTGGAGACTATGAG GTCCGTCACTACGACTCTGTGAAATGGGTTTCAACCAAGGAGACATCATTCTTCATGGAGATGGCAGCAATGAGAGCCTTCAAAAGACTGTATCAGTACATCACCGGTGCTAATGagaatg CAAAAAAGATTGGCATGACAGCTCCTGTTCTTGTGAAAATGGTTGACAAGAAATTCTGGGAAATGGGTGTCTATACAATGAGTTTCCTGCTGCCACTTGACCATCAGATCAATCCACCCAAACCTACTGATGATAAG GTATACATCCAGCAAATGCCAGACATGAAGGTGTATGTGCGGAGCTACGGGGGATGGATGACGTCCATGTCTGACAGTAACAATGCTAAGAGTCTCTCCACTGCTCTCAACTCAGTTGATGCAGAATACAAAAAAGGCTTCCACTATGCTGCGGGATATAACAG TCCAATGACGATGTTCAACAGGCATAATGAGGTCTGGTTTGTCGCTGAGGATGAACCGGTCTGTCCAAGCAGCGAGGAATTGGAGTATTCTTTTTTGTCTTGA